The Paeniglutamicibacter sulfureus genome includes a region encoding these proteins:
- a CDS encoding DUF2550 domain-containing protein — MNELGIPVLIVLAALLLVVMFLGAMGVRRIQLRRTLGTFDASISTSSGKWMMAIARYGPGELEFLKLFSVSPIPVHRFLRTSIRLKGWRRPAEEEKHLVQPGSVIVMMSYEGREVLIAMDYQTYNGLSAWLEAGPVAGVGTWRQD; from the coding sequence TTGAACGAACTCGGCATTCCTGTGCTCATCGTGTTGGCAGCCCTGCTGCTTGTGGTGATGTTCTTGGGTGCCATGGGAGTGCGCCGCATTCAGTTGCGGCGCACTCTTGGCACATTCGACGCTTCCATCTCCACGTCCTCCGGGAAGTGGATGATGGCGATTGCGCGTTATGGCCCTGGTGAGCTTGAGTTCCTCAAGCTCTTTTCGGTCTCCCCGATCCCTGTGCATCGATTCCTGCGGACGTCCATCCGGCTCAAGGGCTGGCGGCGTCCCGCGGAAGAGGAAAAGCACTTGGTGCAGCCCGGCAGCGTCATCGTGATGATGAGCTATGAAGGCCGAGAAGTCCTGATCGCCATGGATTACCAGACCTACAACGGCCTTTCGGCCTGGTTGGAAGCCGGCCCCGTTGCCGGCGTCGGCACCTGGCGGCAAGACTGA
- a CDS encoding F0F1 ATP synthase subunit C, with product MELHGSLNMIGYGLAAIGSAIGVGMIFAAYINGVARQPEAQRILQPIAMLGFALAEALAILGLVFAFVVGV from the coding sequence ATGGAACTCCACGGCTCCCTCAACATGATCGGCTACGGCCTGGCTGCAATCGGCTCGGCCATCGGCGTGGGCATGATCTTCGCTGCCTACATCAACGGTGTTGCACGCCAGCCGGAAGCTCAGCGCATCCTGCAGCCCATCGCCATGCTGGGCTTCGCCCTTGCAGAAGCTCTCGCCATCCTGGGCTTGGTCTTCGCCTTCGTCGTCGGCGTCTAG
- a CDS encoding L-threonylcarbamoyladenylate synthase: MTSRFDARDSQQLEAGLEAARDALAQNRCIVMPTDTVYGIAADAFSAQAVATLLAAKGRGRNMPPPVLIPQAATMDGLAIDIPAFARDLAAEFWPGALTLILHAQPSLTWDLGETRGTVALRMPDDEVARQLLRSTGPLAVSSANRTGHPAAATAEAAFGQLGETVEVYLEAGARPIAGEALSSTIVDCTLTPPRVVRAGAISVEALRVVVPDLLDTDGQPDPALTVDAAPSSDESGAGFAQAEADVNDTAAEALPASDDFLLPDANSDNTDANADTDANSDNTDADADTDANSDNTDADADADTDADADADTDADADADIASGPATTHSDAKSGTAPGVTPVETQNRGGTESGDAAGESARTP, translated from the coding sequence GTGACTTCACGTTTTGATGCCCGCGACAGCCAGCAACTGGAGGCTGGTCTCGAGGCCGCACGCGACGCATTGGCCCAAAACCGATGCATCGTGATGCCCACAGACACCGTCTACGGCATTGCCGCCGACGCCTTTTCCGCCCAGGCCGTGGCGACCCTGCTGGCCGCCAAAGGCCGGGGACGGAACATGCCGCCCCCGGTGCTGATCCCCCAGGCAGCCACGATGGACGGCCTGGCCATCGACATCCCCGCCTTCGCCCGGGACCTGGCGGCGGAATTCTGGCCCGGCGCGCTGACCCTGATACTTCACGCCCAGCCGTCACTGACCTGGGACCTGGGGGAGACCCGCGGCACCGTGGCCCTGCGGATGCCCGACGACGAGGTGGCCCGCCAGCTGCTGCGCAGCACCGGCCCGCTGGCCGTCTCCTCGGCGAACCGCACCGGTCACCCCGCCGCCGCCACCGCCGAGGCCGCCTTCGGTCAGCTCGGCGAGACCGTCGAGGTGTACCTTGAGGCCGGGGCCCGCCCGATCGCCGGTGAAGCCTTGAGCTCCACCATCGTCGACTGCACCCTCACCCCGCCCCGCGTGGTGCGCGCCGGTGCGATCTCCGTTGAGGCGCTGCGCGTGGTGGTTCCCGACCTTCTGGACACCGACGGTCAACCGGACCCGGCCCTGACAGTGGACGCCGCGCCGTCATCCGATGAATCCGGTGCGGGGTTCGCGCAAGCCGAAGCCGATGTGAACGACACTGCAGCGGAAGCCCTGCCCGCAAGTGATGATTTCTTGTTGCCCGACGCCAACAGCGACAACACGGACGCCAACGCCGACACGGACGCCAACAGCGACAACACGGACGCGGACGCCGACACGGACGCCAACAGCGACAACACGGACGCGGACGCCGACGCCGACACGGACGCCGACGCCGACGCCGACACGGACGCCGACGCCGATGCCGACATCGCGTCAGGCCCTGCCACTACGCATTCGGACGCCAAGTCCGGCACCGCGCCGGGGGTCACTCCCGTTGAAACACAGAATCGCGGCGGCACCGAAAGCGGGGACGCCGCAGGGGAGTCCGCCCGGACACCATGA
- a CDS encoding F0F1 ATP synthase subunit B, producing the protein MISNELILAAGEGANPLLPNPWEILVTAAGFAVLLFLVVKYIAPAFEKSYQDRVTAIEGGLEKAEAAQAEANATLEQYKAQLLEARTEANRIREEAREEGALILAELKTKAAEESTRITEQAHRQIEAERTAAVTSLRAEVGTLATSLASKIVDDALENDERASRVVDKFLADLENQQNAGASN; encoded by the coding sequence ATGATCAGCAACGAATTGATCCTCGCTGCAGGTGAGGGTGCAAACCCTCTGCTTCCGAACCCGTGGGAAATTCTTGTCACTGCCGCAGGCTTCGCTGTCCTGCTGTTCTTGGTGGTCAAGTACATTGCCCCGGCATTCGAGAAGTCCTACCAGGACCGTGTCACGGCCATCGAGGGTGGACTTGAAAAGGCAGAGGCCGCACAGGCCGAAGCCAACGCCACCCTGGAGCAGTACAAGGCACAGCTGCTGGAAGCACGCACCGAAGCCAACCGCATCCGTGAGGAAGCGCGCGAAGAAGGTGCCCTGATTCTTGCGGAACTGAAGACCAAGGCAGCAGAAGAGTCGACTCGCATTACCGAGCAGGCCCACCGCCAGATCGAAGCCGAGCGCACCGCAGCAGTTACCTCGCTGCGTGCCGAGGTCGGAACCCTGGCTACTTCATTGGCCAGCAAGATCGTCGACGACGCTCTTGAGAACGACGAGCGCGCTTCCCGCGTGGTCGATAAGTTCCTGGCAGACCTGGAAAACCAGCAGAACGCAGGTGCATCGAACTAA
- the atpB gene encoding F0F1 ATP synthase subunit A, with translation MTAFALPTATEPYVPPSISDTHLPEVLPWLAEYGTGFGKQMVMIILSIILIVWFFKSAIKNPKLVPGKAQFLAESAYGFVRNSVGRDIIGEKNFAQWVPMLFATFFFILLNNLFGAIPFLQLPSFSHAGAAYAMAIIIYGTWIAVGVKNHGIRYFKLAVVPSGVPGWILPLLVPLEIISNFIVRPLTHSLRLMATMLAGHIIVMLAATGAQHLIMVQESLALNAVGVLVIVGSVAMYFLELLIMVLQAFVFTLLTALYIQGALDADAH, from the coding sequence TTGACCGCGTTTGCGCTTCCGACGGCCACTGAACCCTATGTCCCGCCGTCGATTTCCGACACCCACCTTCCCGAGGTGCTGCCATGGTTAGCCGAGTACGGGACCGGTTTCGGCAAGCAGATGGTCATGATCATCCTCTCGATCATCTTGATCGTGTGGTTCTTCAAGTCGGCCATCAAGAATCCGAAGCTGGTACCAGGCAAGGCACAGTTCCTGGCCGAAAGCGCCTACGGCTTCGTCCGTAACAGCGTGGGCCGCGACATCATTGGCGAGAAGAACTTCGCCCAGTGGGTGCCGATGCTCTTTGCGACCTTCTTCTTCATCCTGCTGAACAACCTCTTCGGAGCAATCCCGTTCCTGCAGCTTCCCTCGTTCTCCCACGCCGGCGCGGCTTACGCCATGGCCATCATCATCTACGGCACCTGGATTGCCGTCGGCGTGAAGAACCACGGCATCCGCTACTTCAAGCTGGCCGTCGTTCCCTCGGGGGTCCCGGGGTGGATCCTGCCGCTGTTGGTGCCGTTGGAAATCATTTCCAACTTCATCGTCCGCCCGCTGACCCACTCCTTGCGTTTGATGGCAACCATGCTCGCCGGCCACATCATCGTGATGCTTGCCGCCACCGGTGCCCAGCACTTGATCATGGTCCAGGAGTCGCTGGCCCTGAACGCCGTTGGCGTGCTGGTCATCGTCGGTTCCGTGGCGATGTACTTCCTCGAACTCCTGATCATGGTCCTGCAGGCATTTGTCTTCACCCTGCTGACCGCCCTCTACATCCAGGGTGCCCTGGATGCAGACGCCCACTAA
- a CDS encoding MraY family glycosyltransferase: MTSYLLTPVLRVLGVRFMPQLPVRDRDFHHKPTPKLGGVAIVGALYLGISVAQQMSFFSGIFRSPEPIQGVLIALAIILVMGVLDDLIDLRWWAKLIGQVAVGLVIVQHGILLKALPVGSLHIDSPALQVFVTVLVIVGTMNAINFVDGLDGLAAGISAIGAATFFVYSYLLATRVSAEDYANFSALLCAVLLGATLGFLPHNFQPASIFMGETGVLAIGLLFAVATLAVTGDVLGQDAFRFRNVPAFMPVILPVAVIVLPYLDLLLSVIRRTAKRKSPFSADRGHIHHRLVDLGHSPRAVVLILYLWAALVASGVVVISLSDRRIAIPLYVAAFIFVTFVTWLPMLKRAHGKLGLPGAK, from the coding sequence ATGACCTCGTATCTGCTCACTCCGGTGCTCCGGGTCCTGGGTGTGCGATTCATGCCCCAGCTCCCGGTGCGCGACCGCGACTTCCACCACAAGCCCACCCCCAAACTGGGTGGAGTTGCCATTGTGGGGGCGCTGTACCTGGGAATCTCGGTGGCCCAGCAGATGTCGTTCTTCTCCGGCATCTTCAGGTCCCCCGAGCCCATCCAGGGAGTGCTGATCGCCTTGGCCATCATCCTGGTCATGGGGGTGCTCGATGACCTGATCGACCTGCGCTGGTGGGCCAAGCTCATCGGACAGGTCGCCGTGGGCCTGGTGATTGTCCAGCACGGGATCCTGCTCAAGGCCCTGCCCGTCGGGTCGCTGCATATCGATTCCCCTGCCCTTCAGGTCTTCGTCACGGTGCTGGTCATCGTGGGCACGATGAACGCGATCAACTTCGTCGACGGGTTGGACGGCCTCGCCGCGGGGATCTCGGCCATCGGGGCGGCAACCTTCTTTGTCTACAGCTACTTGCTGGCCACGCGCGTCAGCGCGGAGGACTACGCCAACTTCTCGGCGCTGCTGTGTGCGGTGCTGCTGGGGGCGACGCTGGGCTTCCTTCCGCACAACTTCCAACCGGCTTCCATCTTCATGGGAGAGACCGGAGTGCTGGCCATCGGGCTGCTTTTTGCGGTGGCCACGCTTGCCGTTACCGGCGACGTGCTGGGGCAGGATGCCTTCCGCTTCCGCAACGTCCCGGCCTTCATGCCGGTGATCCTGCCGGTCGCCGTGATCGTGCTGCCGTACCTGGACCTGTTGCTATCCGTCATCAGGCGGACGGCCAAGCGCAAATCACCCTTCAGTGCCGACCGCGGGCACATCCACCACCGCTTGGTGGACCTGGGGCACAGCCCCCGCGCCGTGGTCCTGATCCTCTACCTATGGGCGGCGCTGGTTGCCTCCGGTGTCGTGGTGATTTCGCTGAGCGACAGACGAATCGCAATTCCCCTTTATGTTGCGGCCTTCATTTTCGTGACGTTTGTCACCTGGCTGCCCATGCTCAAGCGGGCGCACGGCAAGCTCGGCTTGCCCGGCGCCAAGTAG
- the atpD gene encoding F0F1 ATP synthase subunit beta, whose translation MTAQLNEQGNAASTGAIGRIARVIGPVVDVEFPADSLPAIYNALSAEITLNGKTTTITFETSQHLGDSMVRAIALQATDGLVRGTSVVDSGSPISVPVGDVVKGHIFNVLGEPLDVAASELEITERWPIHRKAPSFASLEGSTEMLETGIKSIDLLTPYIKGGKIGLFGGAGVGKTVLIQEMITRVARNFGGTSVFAGVGERTREGNDLWVEMEEANVLKDTALVFGQMDEPPGTRLRVALSALTMAEYFRDVQKQDVLLFIDNIFRFTQAGSEVSTLLGRMPSAVGYQPNLADEMGLLQERITSTKGHSITSMQAVYVPADDYTDPAPAATFAHLDATTELSREIASRGLYPAIDPLTSTSRILDPQYVGHDHYNTAVRVKQILQKNKELQDIIAILGIDELGEEDKIVVSRARRIQQFLSQNTYTAKQFTGVEGSTVAIKDTIEGFNAICNGDVDHIAEQAFFNIGGMDDVERQWADIQKSTR comes from the coding sequence ATGACTGCCCAACTCAACGAGCAGGGTAACGCTGCCTCGACCGGTGCAATCGGTCGTATCGCACGCGTTATCGGCCCGGTTGTCGACGTTGAATTCCCCGCCGACTCCCTGCCTGCTATTTACAATGCTCTTTCCGCTGAGATTACCCTCAACGGCAAGACCACCACCATCACCTTCGAAACCAGCCAGCACCTCGGTGACTCCATGGTTCGTGCTATCGCCCTGCAGGCCACCGACGGACTCGTCCGCGGTACCTCGGTGGTTGACTCCGGCTCCCCGATCTCCGTGCCTGTTGGCGACGTTGTCAAGGGACACATCTTCAACGTGCTGGGCGAGCCCCTCGACGTTGCGGCTTCGGAACTCGAGATCACCGAGCGCTGGCCGATTCACCGCAAGGCCCCGTCCTTCGCGAGCCTCGAAGGCTCGACCGAAATGCTGGAGACCGGCATCAAGTCGATCGACCTTCTCACCCCGTACATCAAGGGTGGAAAGATCGGCCTCTTCGGCGGCGCCGGCGTTGGCAAGACCGTGCTGATCCAGGAAATGATCACCCGTGTTGCACGTAACTTCGGTGGTACCTCGGTATTCGCCGGTGTTGGCGAGCGCACCCGTGAAGGCAACGACCTCTGGGTCGAAATGGAAGAAGCCAACGTCTTGAAGGACACCGCCTTGGTGTTCGGCCAGATGGATGAGCCGCCAGGAACGCGTCTTCGCGTGGCGCTTTCGGCACTGACCATGGCGGAGTACTTCCGCGATGTGCAGAAGCAGGACGTGTTGCTCTTCATTGACAACATCTTCCGCTTCACCCAGGCCGGTTCCGAGGTGTCGACCCTGTTGGGCCGCATGCCTTCGGCCGTGGGTTACCAGCCGAACCTTGCCGATGAAATGGGTCTCCTCCAGGAGCGCATCACCTCGACCAAGGGTCACTCGATCACCTCGATGCAGGCCGTTTACGTGCCTGCCGATGACTACACGGACCCGGCCCCGGCCGCGACCTTCGCCCACTTGGACGCGACCACGGAACTTTCCCGTGAAATCGCTTCCCGTGGTCTGTACCCGGCCATCGATCCGCTGACCTCCACGTCGCGAATCCTTGACCCGCAGTACGTTGGTCACGACCACTACAACACCGCGGTTCGCGTCAAGCAGATCCTCCAGAAGAACAAGGAACTGCAGGACATCATCGCCATCCTCGGCATCGATGAACTCGGTGAAGAAGACAAGATTGTTGTGTCGCGTGCTCGTCGCATCCAGCAGTTCCTCTCCCAGAACACCTACACTGCCAAGCAGTTCACCGGTGTCGAGGGTTCGACGGTTGCCATCAAGGACACCATCGAGGGCTTCAACGCGATCTGCAACGGCGACGTCGACCACATCGCCGAGCAGGCATTCTTCAACATCGGCGGCATGGACGACGTTGAGCGTCAGTGGGCCGACATCCAGAAGTCGACTCGCTAA
- a CDS encoding F0F1 ATP synthase subunit delta has product MAGVSSESLSAALASLETKLAHASLELSAELFGTVDVLDGNAGLRRALTDPARGASDKAGLVAQLLHGKVSAEAESTVASLATSRWSSARDIGDALETVAATVAIAVAERQGGSAGLERLEEDLFAFIRVVGSSHDLQRALDDSKATAEAKGALALKLVPNASDASALLIRQAVASPRGLKPVALLERFVELVAKRQDRWIAQVSVTRDLTAEQTARLQAGLNNLYGRDLKINVEIDPALVGGIRIKVGDEVVDATVATRVAELRRQLAS; this is encoded by the coding sequence ATGGCAGGTGTATCGAGCGAGTCACTGTCCGCGGCGCTGGCGTCGTTGGAAACCAAGCTTGCACACGCGTCCTTGGAATTGTCCGCCGAGCTATTTGGGACGGTTGACGTTCTGGATGGCAATGCAGGCCTGCGTCGCGCACTGACTGATCCGGCTCGCGGGGCCTCGGACAAGGCAGGGCTTGTTGCCCAGCTGTTGCACGGTAAGGTCTCGGCGGAAGCCGAATCCACCGTCGCGTCTCTGGCAACCTCGCGTTGGAGCTCGGCACGAGACATTGGCGATGCACTGGAGACCGTGGCGGCAACTGTCGCCATCGCGGTAGCCGAGCGTCAGGGCGGTTCCGCAGGACTGGAGAGGCTCGAAGAAGACCTCTTCGCGTTCATCCGTGTGGTTGGGTCCAGTCATGATCTGCAGCGTGCCCTCGATGATTCCAAGGCAACGGCCGAAGCCAAGGGCGCCCTGGCGCTCAAGCTGGTGCCGAACGCCTCGGACGCATCTGCACTGCTGATCCGCCAGGCCGTCGCTTCGCCGCGCGGGCTCAAGCCCGTTGCACTTCTGGAGCGCTTCGTGGAATTGGTGGCTAAACGCCAGGACCGCTGGATTGCGCAGGTGAGTGTCACCCGTGATCTCACTGCCGAGCAAACAGCGCGCCTGCAGGCAGGCCTGAACAACCTTTACGGCCGGGACTTGAAGATCAATGTCGAGATCGACCCGGCACTAGTAGGCGGCATCCGCATCAAGGTGGGCGACGAGGTTGTTGACGCAACCGTCGCCACCCGCGTCGCGGAGCTTCGCCGCCAGTTGGCAAGCTAG
- a CDS encoding F0F1 ATP synthase subunit gamma, which produces MGAQIRVYRQKIASTTSMGKIFKAMELIASSRIGKARARVSASLPYANAITRAVTAVASQSEVDHPLTTEPESIRRAAVLVMTSDRGLAGSYSASVLKQAEHLVELLHEEGKDVKTYLVGRKAQAYFDFRGREYAKVWTGGTDAPEFTTARELREALLKDFADEFEVGGVDEIHVVFTQFKSMVVQEPTVIRLLPLEVVEEESETPADELLPLYEYEPEPEQVLDALLPRYIESRIFNAMLQAAASELAARQRAMKSAGDNAKELIKKYTRLRNNARQAEVTQELSEIVAGADALNG; this is translated from the coding sequence ATGGGAGCCCAGATTCGGGTCTACCGCCAGAAGATTGCATCGACGACGTCGATGGGCAAGATCTTCAAGGCGATGGAACTGATCGCCTCTTCCCGTATTGGCAAGGCACGCGCGCGTGTCTCGGCATCGCTGCCATATGCCAATGCGATTACCCGTGCTGTTACTGCCGTCGCGTCACAGTCCGAGGTTGATCACCCACTGACTACCGAGCCGGAGTCAATCCGTCGCGCGGCAGTCTTGGTCATGACCTCTGACCGCGGACTCGCCGGGTCCTACTCCGCCAGCGTCTTGAAGCAGGCAGAGCACCTCGTTGAACTGCTCCATGAAGAAGGCAAGGACGTCAAGACCTACCTGGTCGGCCGCAAGGCTCAGGCGTACTTCGATTTCCGTGGACGCGAATACGCGAAGGTGTGGACCGGTGGTACCGACGCCCCGGAGTTTACGACCGCACGCGAACTGCGCGAAGCCCTGCTCAAGGACTTCGCCGACGAATTTGAAGTGGGAGGCGTGGACGAGATCCACGTTGTCTTCACCCAGTTCAAGTCGATGGTCGTTCAGGAACCGACGGTCATTCGTTTGCTGCCGCTTGAGGTTGTCGAGGAGGAGTCCGAGACTCCTGCCGATGAGCTGCTGCCGCTCTACGAATACGAGCCGGAGCCGGAGCAGGTGCTTGACGCACTTCTTCCGCGGTACATCGAATCACGCATCTTCAACGCCATGTTGCAGGCGGCGGCTTCCGAGCTCGCAGCCCGCCAGCGCGCGATGAAGTCCGCAGGCGACAACGCCAAGGAACTCATCAAGAAGTACACGCGTCTTCGTAACAACGCCCGCCAGGCCGAGGTTACCCAGGAACTCTCCGAAATCGTTGCCGGCGCTGACGCGCTGAACGGTTAA
- a CDS encoding F0F1 ATP synthase subunit epsilon, translating to MAELQVEIVAADHFVWSGAAKLVKGRTSNGEIGILPGHVPMLAVLAAGDLEIVPVSGSRFSVQVDGGFFSVDTDRVVIVADNAVMADSVPAGTR from the coding sequence ATGGCCGAACTCCAAGTCGAAATCGTTGCTGCCGACCACTTCGTGTGGTCCGGTGCGGCGAAACTGGTCAAGGGACGCACCAGCAATGGCGAGATCGGGATCCTTCCCGGCCACGTGCCGATGCTGGCCGTCCTCGCTGCCGGTGATCTGGAAATCGTTCCGGTTTCCGGTTCACGGTTCTCGGTCCAGGTTGATGGCGGGTTCTTCTCCGTTGATACCGACCGTGTGGTGATCGTAGCGGACAACGCCGTCATGGCCGACTCCGTCCCGGCGGGAACTCGATAG
- the atpA gene encoding F0F1 ATP synthase subunit alpha, whose amino-acid sequence MAELTINADDVRNALNEFAASYEPGKAERTEVGRVTTASDGIAKVEGLPSVMANELIRFEDGTLGLAQNLDTREIGVVVLGDFTGIAEGQRVERTGEILSVPVGDAFLGRVVDPLGEPIDDLGPIASSGRRALELQAPGVTQRKSVHEPLQTGMKAIDAMIPIGRGQRQLIIGDRQTGKTALAVDAIINQKANWASGDTNKQVRCIYVAIGQKASTIAAVRQTLETNGALEYTTIVASPASDPAGFKYLAPYAGSAIGQQWMYDGKHVLIVFDDLSKQAEAYRAVSLLLRRPPGREAYPGDVFYLHSRLLERCAKLSDELGAGSMTGLPIIETKANDVSAFIPTNVISITDGQIFLQSDLFNANQRPAVDVGISVSRVGGSAQIKAMKKVAGTLKLELAQFRDMQAFAMFASDLDAASKQQLTRGARLMELLKQGQYAPFPVEDQVVSVWAGTKGYLDDVPVEDVRRFETEFLAHLRHRTNVLTVIAETGKLEDETVESLKSNIADFKAGFFGEGDDKLVAAGNEEFDALAEGSVDQEKIVKQKR is encoded by the coding sequence ATGGCCGAATTGACCATCAACGCCGACGACGTCCGCAATGCCTTGAATGAGTTCGCAGCGTCCTACGAACCGGGCAAAGCAGAGCGCACCGAGGTCGGCCGCGTAACCACGGCAAGTGACGGTATCGCCAAGGTGGAGGGTCTTCCCTCCGTCATGGCAAATGAGCTGATTCGCTTCGAAGACGGCACCCTGGGCCTGGCCCAGAACCTTGACACCCGCGAGATCGGTGTTGTCGTCCTGGGCGACTTCACCGGCATCGCCGAAGGCCAGCGCGTAGAGCGCACCGGCGAGATCCTTTCGGTTCCGGTTGGCGACGCCTTCCTCGGCCGAGTGGTTGACCCGCTGGGCGAGCCGATCGATGACCTGGGACCGATCGCGTCCTCCGGTCGCCGCGCACTGGAGCTTCAGGCTCCGGGCGTGACGCAGCGCAAGTCGGTTCACGAACCGCTGCAGACCGGCATGAAGGCCATCGACGCGATGATCCCGATCGGCCGTGGCCAGCGTCAGCTGATCATTGGCGACCGCCAGACCGGCAAGACCGCCCTGGCCGTTGACGCGATCATCAACCAGAAGGCCAACTGGGCTTCCGGGGACACCAACAAGCAGGTCCGCTGCATCTACGTGGCAATTGGTCAGAAGGCTTCGACCATTGCCGCAGTGCGTCAGACCCTTGAAACCAATGGTGCGCTGGAATACACCACCATTGTTGCCTCCCCGGCCTCCGACCCGGCCGGCTTCAAGTACCTGGCACCGTACGCCGGCTCGGCCATTGGCCAGCAGTGGATGTACGACGGCAAGCACGTTCTGATCGTCTTTGATGATCTGTCCAAGCAGGCCGAAGCCTACCGCGCCGTATCGCTGTTGCTGCGTCGCCCGCCGGGACGCGAAGCCTACCCGGGCGACGTGTTCTACCTGCACTCCCGCTTGCTTGAGCGTTGTGCAAAGCTCTCCGACGAGCTCGGAGCAGGCTCGATGACCGGTCTGCCGATCATCGAAACCAAGGCAAACGACGTCTCGGCCTTCATTCCGACCAACGTCATTTCCATCACCGACGGCCAGATCTTCCTGCAGTCGGACCTCTTCAACGCCAACCAGCGTCCGGCAGTCGACGTGGGCATCTCGGTGTCCCGCGTTGGTGGCTCGGCGCAGATCAAGGCCATGAAGAAGGTCGCCGGTACGTTGAAGCTCGAGCTGGCACAGTTCCGCGACATGCAGGCATTCGCCATGTTCGCCTCGGACCTCGATGCCGCTTCGAAGCAGCAGCTGACCCGTGGCGCGCGCCTGATGGAACTGCTCAAGCAGGGACAGTACGCACCGTTCCCGGTTGAGGACCAGGTTGTCTCCGTGTGGGCCGGCACCAAGGGCTACCTTGATGACGTCCCGGTTGAAGACGTTCGTCGTTTCGAGACCGAGTTCCTTGCCCACCTGCGCCACCGCACCAACGTGCTCACCGTGATTGCCGAAACCGGCAAGCTCGAGGACGAGACTGTGGAATCGCTCAAGTCGAACATCGCCGACTTCAAGGCCGGCTTCTTCGGTGAAGGCGACGACAAGCTTGTCGCCGCCGGCAACGAAGAATTCGACGCCTTGGCCGAGGGATCCGTCGACCAGGAAAAGATCGTCAAGCAAAAGCGCTGA
- the prmC gene encoding peptide chain release factor N(5)-glutamine methyltransferase, producing MSESGSGRPLAQVLGDAAAVLESAGVPSPRVDAELLAAHVLDVGRGRLASMSMMGESFTPAAAASFEQLVARRATRVPLQHLTGVAHFRYLDLFVGPGVFVPRPETESVVQLAIDAARGMEHPLMVDLGTGSGAIAGSLAHEVPGARVHAVELSDDAFPYAQRNLAPLGVNLVQGDLTYAFAELDGSCDVVVSNPPYIPANALPREPEARDHDPHMALYGGGEDGMVLPRAAEASAARLLRPGGFFVMEHAEVQAAGMAAMFAASGHWEQVATHRDLTGRDRATSGIRR from the coding sequence GTGAGCGAATCGGGAAGCGGCAGGCCGCTGGCGCAGGTGCTCGGCGATGCAGCGGCAGTCCTCGAATCCGCCGGGGTGCCCTCCCCGCGGGTGGATGCCGAGCTGCTGGCTGCCCACGTGCTGGACGTGGGCCGCGGGCGGCTGGCCTCGATGTCGATGATGGGGGAGAGCTTCACCCCCGCCGCTGCTGCAAGCTTCGAGCAACTGGTGGCCAGGCGCGCCACCCGCGTGCCGCTGCAACACCTCACCGGCGTCGCCCATTTCCGGTACCTGGACCTTTTTGTGGGTCCCGGCGTGTTCGTGCCGCGGCCCGAGACCGAGTCGGTGGTGCAATTGGCCATCGACGCCGCCCGCGGGATGGAGCACCCGCTGATGGTCGACCTGGGCACCGGGTCCGGCGCGATCGCCGGCTCGCTGGCGCATGAAGTGCCCGGGGCACGGGTCCACGCGGTGGAGCTTTCCGACGACGCGTTCCCCTACGCGCAGCGCAACCTGGCGCCGCTGGGTGTCAACCTGGTGCAGGGGGACCTGACCTACGCGTTTGCCGAGCTCGACGGGAGCTGCGACGTGGTCGTTTCCAACCCGCCCTACATCCCCGCCAACGCCCTGCCGCGCGAACCAGAGGCCCGGGACCACGACCCGCATATGGCGCTGTACGGGGGAGGGGAGGACGGCATGGTCCTGCCCCGCGCCGCCGAGGCCTCCGCAGCACGGTTGTTGCGCCCCGGGGGCTTCTTCGTCATGGAACACGCCGAGGTCCAGGCCGCTGGCATGGCGGCGATGTTTGCCGCCTCCGGGCACTGGGAGCAGGTGGCGACCCACCGTGACCTGACCGGACGAGACCGTGCCACGAGCGGCATCCGCCGCTGA